ACGGTCGGTTCCTCTGGCAACCAACCCCCATCCTAAAGCCATCTCGGGACCACCAAGCGTCACCTCGTTAATGTAAACTCAGGTGCGGTCGGAAGGCTCCTCCCAAGTAACAGAAGACCCTTCTCTCGCCTGTCACGCAGGAATCTCAAAGGTTTTAGGAGCCCTGTGCCGGGAACCCAGGAGCCAGGGACAGAGACCAAATGCACTGTGTGTTTCTTATGACATCACTTTGTCGCACCCTGACTGGGCCCCTTGCAGATGGAAACCCCGGCCCTCTTCCTGGCACCCCAAGCTCCGCCCAGCGGGGCCCCCCTGAGAATCTCGTGACCTCGTCTCGTGACTGCACGTATGTGAACACACACATATGGTGCCTGTGTATGTGCGGGCAGAGCGAGCACGTGATGCTTGGAGCAATATGCGAGCGCAAGGGAGCCGTGGAAGAGAGTCCCACATTCCTTCTCTGCGTTTTGCAACTTCCACATGCTTGGCTCCGAGCTCCTGGCTTCCCCCCCGGCGACAGTCTTCCAGACCAGCTGCTGCCACATCAGACCTTTTCTGTCCAGCTCTCACTGAGGCCTGGGGCCTGCCACCTTCCCGGGCCACACGAGGGGGCACAGGGAAGCCACTGTGAATCCTGGCCATTTCGGGGAGTCGTGAGCGTGTTTGTGCGCGGGTGTGGCCAGAACTCGCCGTGAAGGCTGAACGGCGGGGAGACTACACGGGGGCACACGGCATTTGCAATGTCAAAGCAACACCCACGCACCCCGCTTCCTAAttctttctgtaaatatttttttctgcataagTTAACCAGAGATGGTTTCTTTTGTCTGCAACTAAGAACCCTGGCTGGTATAAAAATTGGTCCTGGAAATGGATTTTAGGCAAGACACCCTCAGAGAAATGATGGGCTGAAGCAGAGAAAATCCCATTTTTACACACCCACCAGAGtggctaaagttaaaaaaatggaCAGTCTGAAGTGTTGACGAAGCTGTGGAGCAACCGAAGCTCTCACTGCTGGGGAGAGTGTGTATCGGTGCGATCACCTGGGGAGGGGTTGGGCAAAATCTGTTAAAGCTAAACATGTGGCCCATCGATTCACCCCTAGGTATTTATCCCAAATAAATGAGTCCGTATGTCCACCAGAAGAATGCCTGAGAATGATCAGAGACCCTTATCtaatgccatatacaaaaattgactcaaaatggatcaaagatctaaatataaagcttaaaactattaaactcttagaagaaaacataggggaaaagcttcatgacattgaatttggtaatgatttcttggatatgacaccaaagtcacaggcaacaaaagaaaaaatagacaaattggacatcatcaaaattttaaaatctatgccACAAAGGCCACTATGGACAGAGTAAAATGCCAACAAACCTGCAAGGGGTGGGGGCTCCCCTGTTACTCACTGCACAGAAAGCCACTTACTGAGACAACAGGACTGTCGCAGAAGACAGGAGATTTATCGAGGAGGATGTCAACCCGGCGGGTGGGAGCACTGCCTCAAATCCGCCTCTCTGACCGGCGGGGTGGGGGGTTTCCGGAGGGAAAAGAATAACACATGAAGTGAGTGAGCATCATCACGTGCTCGGGTGGAGTGTGGGCACGCAAGCACAGGGACAAGTCACTGGCACGGGAGTCACATGCTCAAAAACGGCAGATAAGCCTCTCCCAGGGTGGAGATGTCAGCGATACGACGAGCTGGGGCCACATCGGCCGCCCTGCCTGTCCGTGCGCGGGTGGTGGGGAGGAAGTCACTCAGTGGGTCCTTGAGCAGCAGCTGTAGCGGATGCCGCTTCTCTGAACGGTCGGAGAGCGTGCGGCCTCGTGATTGCCTCGTTACTGCAAGGAGAGCCCCCATTTGTGAAAACAGCTCGAAAGCGAGGGCATCGGTGAAACGGAAAAGAACAAGGTTCTGGGCGCAAGTCTCACCGGCCTGGGAAGGTGGGACAGGAGAACTGCAAAAGGGCGTTTTTGTGCAGGGAGCCGGTGacaaaaaggcaacccacagaatgggagaaaacattcgcAAGTCACACATCTGATTAATGtacagaatatgtaaagaactactaaaactcaacagcaaaaaacaaacaaacaaaacccccccaaaaaaccccaaagttGTTCAAAAACAAATGACTCACatagacatttctttaaagaagtcGTGCAAATAGATGGCGAATGAGCGTACGAAAAGATATTCAATCTCCCTAATGAAGGAAATGCAAACGCAAAGCGCACGTTCGCGTGGCTGCTATGAAACAACAAACGCAACAGTCCGGACATAGCTTTCGGCGCGGGAATCAGCAGCCTGCGCAGCCGTCATGGAGAACAGCGGCGGCTCCTCGGCAACTGAACAGGCGGTGGCTGTTGGATCCAGCAGTCGCGTCCTGGGCAGAGACTCACACGGATGAACGGGGGCAGCAAACAGCCGCCTGCTCAGCGGTGTGCACGGCCCCACGGTTCGCAGCTGCCAGGAGGCGGAAACAGCCCCCGTGTCGGCCCACAGAGGGTGCAGACACGGGCCGTGGTGCAACGGGGCGTTTTCCAGccggaaagagaaggaaattacgACATGGACGAGCCTTGGAGACGCTATGCTGAGTGAGATGACAAGTCAGACACCGAAAAACAaatcctgtgtgattccacttacgtgGGGTCCCCAGAGTGGTCACAATCGTAGAGACAGAAGGTGGAGCTGCAGTTgccgggggcggggagagaggacGGGGAGCTGCTGTTTCCTGGGgatggagtttcagtttgggaagatggaagGTTCTGGAGCTGCACAACAGCATGAATGCACTTAGTGCCCCTGCACTGCACACTGAACAGTGTGACGCGGTGCATATTTTACAGCAATAAACACACACGGTCCCCCAGACAGTCTGAGTGACCCCAGTGAGCCGTAGGGCCCAGCAACCCTGGAAAGCTCTAGGCCCCGTGGAAGCTGCTTACACAGCTCCTAGCACATGTTATTCGAAGAATACTTATTTTAATAAGGTGTTCACGGAAGCTTTATTCAAAATACCCAGCCCCCTGAAAACCACCCCGTGCTCCCTGATGGCCACAGAGCAGACGTGGCTCGCTGAGCACGTGGTGCTCAGGACCAACACAGCAGGCAGCTTGCAGGTTCTCGATTTGTAGCATTGAAAACTCAAGACCGGTGAGCAGAGACAACTTGAGCCATCACGGTAGAGTCATAGACTCTCCCCGTCCCTGGATCACCCAGAACCCTTCAAAGGAAAGGTGGGCACATGTCTCAGACGAGGCACTTTGGAACAAACAGAACCAGCGCGGACAGTACTGGGAATCTCCGTCCTGGCCTTTCCCAGACAGACTCCCGGCCATTACCCAGGCAGCCGAGCTCCAGGGACAGGGCTCTGTGGGCCACTCTAAGTGCTTGGTTAGTGGATTGTCCTCAACCACAGCAGGGGAAGACTACAGCCGGCACTGCTGCCTTTTCAGCGTGGCTGGTTGGAGCAGCGAACACaagtctccctccttccctccctccctccctccttccctctctctccctcctactCCCCTTCCCCCCTCACTCTCTCCGcactccccctccccacacgTTCTGCCTCAGGAGTGCGTGCACCGGCTCTCATTTTGTGTCCGGGTCCTGCCGTCTTATCGTGCTACGGCCATCACATGGGACAAAAGTGAACACAAGGGGTGTCGAGTACACTCCTGGTCACGTAGAGAAGGGCACAGCCTCGATTAGTCTCTGTGGTCTTTGGAGGTGACACATGCCACACTTGGGGGCGGCTCCCCCATTCACTGCAGACCCAGAGTCTGCTGTGGGAGCACGCGGCACCGCCTGTTGGTGCAGCTGCCAGGCAGGTGGCCTTTGGGACCCGGTGACCCAGGGTGGGGGGGCGAGGGGCCCGTGGCAGGCCTGAGGGGGGTCCCCGGAGATGTCTGGGGGTTTGGACGCCTGAGCTTGGGTCCGAGCTGCCCCCGGGGCTGGATGTGATGAGAATGCGCCTGCCCAGGTGGGAGTGGGGTCCCCTGGAGGGCCCGGCAGTCCTGCAGGCGCGGGGGATCTGCGTGGGCATCACCGCTGCCCTGCCCTCCACCTAAGACACCTGCCCTGGGACCCCCGGGGAGCTCCCCAGTCCCAGCGACTGAGGGGGGCACAGACCTGGCTTCAGATGCAGCACAGGCTGACACCAGACCAGAGTGGCTTGTCACCCGGCAGGAAGGGGACCTCACTTCGGGCCGAACTTGAGcagaaattctcattttccaCGTGGACGGAGGAAAGAGGGCCTGGGGGTCCCGCGGCCTGTGGAAGTGGCTCCTGGTGGGTCAGAAGGTCTGGGTTGGAGGGGGCGAGGGGGCCGGACAAGGGGCAGTGAGTGTTGGGAGCGGGACGAGGACGATGTAGAGGGCCCCGGAGGTGAGGAGGCTGTGTCCTGCCACTGTTCAGAGGCCCCACTGCAGCCCTGCGCTGGGGTCCTACCCCTTGGGGGGCGGCAGGTTGCTCTGTGGGTCACTCTGCGGCCTCCAGCCATGAGGGCCtgcggggtgggagggagggggctctgcACGGCTGGCCTTTCCTCGTCACCAAGGCCGATGGATCCGACCTCCTACCCCTGTGCCATCACCCGGCACCTGGATGTTCCCTGATGGCAGTTGCTTGTGGCCCCTTCCACCTTGGACGAGCAACGCCACCGCCCTGCGCCACCTGAACACCTTTCCCACTGTGATGGCACCCACAGAACACGCGGGTGACTGGGGAACCACAGCTGGGCCCACGGGCTCCCTGTGGCCCGTGTGGTCCATCACACGTCACAGGCTCACGAAAGAGGAGGCTGACGAAGCCCAAGGCCAGGCAGCGAGAGAAGAGACGCAGGGACTGGGGTCTGAGGCTGCGCCCGGGCAGGGTCGCCCACCCCGAGACACCCCACTTCCAGATTCCTTCGTAAATCCTTTTCTCATTTACTGCAAAGGACCCAAAATGCTGCCCTTCAGCCCGTGGACGGGCCAGCTCGTCGCCCAGTGTGGTTCTCCCTGGTCAGGGTGCCCGAGCTGTGCCCTCGTCACCTGGCactgggtggggaacctgtggccttctggaaccttgagtgtggccttttgactgaatccagattttacaaCAAAATAAAGGGATTGTTCCGTGAAGTTTGGATTCTGTCTaggggctgcaggtggggacCTGGGGGGCCccgtgtggccttgaggctgcaggttctccacccctTTAAAAGGGCTTTGCACCCAAGAGAGCTTCCCACCAGCAGACCACTGCAAGGTGCAGCGAGCTGGCAGCGAAGGCCGGCGTGTGGCCTCTGGCAGCGCCATGCCGGGGGGAacgggggagcagggagggcctgGCTGTCTCGGGGGACAGGGCCCTGCTCCCAGCAAAGAGCACGGAGGACTCAAGTGGTTCCTGGGGCATCTCCTCACCCCACCACATGCACTGGCTCCCCACGAGGCGATGGCCTCCCTTACAGCAGGACAAGGACCCAGAGCTCTCCGGAAGGGGCCTCCTGGTCGCCTCACCAGGCCCCCGTCCTCTGCTGGTGGCCGGCAAAGGGGACtcggggtgggcagggaggagggtgccTCGGTCTTGGGACCAGCTGGAGACATGGAGAGGATGATTCAACTTCTTTGCTGCGTCCACCACGTGTCTAcaccagccctccctgctctgtccctcctCACCCGCTGTGGCCATGGCCCATGGAGCGATGGTCCCTCAGTTTTCGAATGTCCAGAGGGTGGAACtagaagtggggggtggggatagAGGCAGAATGTGCACCCCGGGGGTGCGTGGTCTCCCTTCAGTAAAGGGGGCTGTTGCCTCCAGTCTAGGGGGGTTgtgtttctgcttttgttttctgaaacGCGAGTGGAAAGAGGGTGTGTTGGGTGTCAGCGGCCATCCCGGCTGCCCAGCGTCCGAACCCCCCCCCACTGGGTGAGCCTTTGAGCCGCCCCCCGCTCTGAGGCTAGAACAGTCCAGATGCCTGTTCTCTCTGGCCTGGCAAGGAGGGGCAGGCACGTGGCCTGGGCTCAGCCAGTCAGAGGCTTCCACCGGGGACTCTGCCTGGAGCGTGTCACAAAGAGCAGGGACAGTTTGGAATTCCTGCTGGCGGTGAGGCGGCGTCCGGCACCCAGAACCCAGCTGCGGCCTCCAAGCCGGGTCCTCCGACCTTCCCCTCCAGCCCGCAGCCCGGGTACCTCTGCAGCTTGGGGccctctcctgcctgccctggcccccGCGGAGCAGCTTTTATTGTGGTCCAGTGGCCTGTTGCTGGGCGTTTAGatggtttccagtttttctttcctACAAACAGGCTGAGATGAGAACGCTTGTGCCTCCTCCCCGCGCACATGCACGAGGATTTCCGGAGGAAAGGTTCTCGCTCTGCCCTTCCTGCTCCCGGCCGCGCCTCCCAGCGTCCACAAGCTGCTGCCCCTCAGGCTCCACGCCCAGCCCGGGGGTCGGTCAGAGACCCCCACCCACCCAAAGGCGGTCCAGCCCGGTCCAGCCCTGTGCTTGCGCGGGACGCGACCGCTGGACCCCACTTTGGAACTGCTCCAGGCGAGGACGTCTGCTTGCTGTTGCCTGGCCCGCCCCCTAGCCCTGAGCTTCTCAAGGACAGGGCGCCGTCTGCCTCAttctctgtccccagagcccgGCACACCCGCTGTCAAACACAGTGTGGACTCAACAACACTCTGtgagcaaacaaacaaatgtggGAACTGCAAGGGGATTTTAATGACCTCAGGCCGGTGACAGTGGAGGCTGGTGGCTGAAAGGGGCCGGGGGAGCCCACAGCGGCCTGGTGTGGGCCTTGCTGCTTCCCGACCTGGACCCCAGTGGACAGGGGGAGAACTAGGAACTAGTGGAGAACAACAGCTGAAACCTTCCAGTAATTTCTTTAAGCTCAGGGAGATCAGGGAAGCAGGGGGACATCTGGTGGCCGGTTGTCGAAGGTGgctgcagagaggaaggaggcaggggaggggcagcctgCGGCTCTGCCTGGGGTGTGCCTGGCCCAGTTCCTACCACGGCGTGTTGTCCGCGCCCGTGGAGTTGGTCAGGTAGAAGGGGCGGATGACCGCCCGGAAGCTGCTGAAGGACCCCGTCtggcaggggaagagggaggcgCTCCTGGAACCGTTGGTGGCCAGGGCACTGGGGATCATGGCCTTGGGGCCCTGGAAATCCATGACGTCTGCCACGAAGCGCCCTTCACAGAGCACCAGGGCTTTGTTTTCGTAGCCGATGGTGGGGTCTGAGTAGCCAGAATTGGAGAGGCCCAGGGCGGGGAGCTCGTCCGAGGAGCACGAGAACCCATAGTTCCAGCAGCTCTGCACGGTGGGGAGGTAGGCCAGGGACCACGACACGCTCTTGGCCTGGAAGaggaagctggggtggggaggggtctggAAGGACTGGTAGGGGGAATACCTGTAGCTGGAGGAGGCGCGGGTGTAAACAGAGCCGTAAGAATAACCGAACGGAAGCCCCCGTGCGGGCTGGTAGGCCAGCTGGGACTGCCATGCGTTCCAGGAGTTGGCCGTGACGGAGGCGCTCCAGGTGGGCGAGGTGTAAATCCGGGGCTTGTACGCATCCTCGGAGAGGTTCAGGCCTCTGTACTGGGTCAGCAGCCGGAAGGGCACGGTGTGGAACTCCAGGGCCTGCAGGGTCTTCCTCTGGAACAGGGCCTCGTGAGCCCGGTACAGGGACAGGTTGAACTGCAGCTCAAAGAGGTCCTCGGGCCGCATCATCGGGAAGCGGACCATCTCGACCAAGCCCTCCACCTCCTCTCGGGAGGTGCGCTGCTCCTGGCTCCAGGCGTCCAGGGCCTTCAGCAGGGCCAGCTCGCTGGGCACAGCCAGCTCGCTCTTGGGGAGCAGCACCTGGAGCAGGGCTGTGGGGACGCTGGGCCAGGCCTCGGCCTGCGTCAGGGCCTCGAAGTTCCAGGCCAGGAACCGCACGCAGAGCTCCTCCAGCAGGGGGTCCTTGGTGGCCAGTGCATAGGCGTAGAGGTCCAGGGGCATCCGGAAAGAGgggtcctggggcaggaggctGGCGAAGAGGCCGGCACAGTATTCCTGCAGCTGCGTGGCCCCGTAGGCGGACGCCAGCTTGTGGAAGCACTTGACCGACGACAGGGAGATGTCGATCTTCCGGGAGTAGAAGTAcctgggagagagagggagcgTGAGTGTGCCCGCAAGTGCGTGAGGGAGCGTGTGTGAGGTGGGTGTGCACATGCCTGTGCGTGAGTGTGTGcaggtgtgcacgtgtgtgtcttgCTGTGACCGGTGCCCTCACGCCTTACTCGGTGGGTTGTGCTTTtgaagaggggaggaggatggagcCCGAGGGGGCATGGCACAGAGCTGCACCCACGCCCCCACGCCGTGGACCAGGACGGTCACCTGAGGAAGTCTCTGACCACGGGCACGCACTCGGCGTCCACGCTCATGCTGACTTTGCTGCCCggctcctgccacagggcctcgGCCTCGGGGTTGGAGGTCAGGATCAGGGTGTGGGCACAGAGGTccagcacctcctcctcctccacctgcacctgcaggGACAGGTCACAGCCGCTCTGGCTGTCGAAGATCTGGCTGAGCGCAGCGGAGAGCTCCCAGGAGAGGTCGAGAGTGTGGCTGCTTCTGGTTTCTGGAAGGGGCAGAGGGACATGGGCTGCGTCAGGCTGGGGCTCCGTCGCTTGCTCACCCTGGCTCTGGACACCCCTGTCACCCTCTGGGTCAGTGTTTTCATCTTAAATCGCAGGGTCAGTACCTGCCTCAACCACTCAAATGGCTCCCGGGAAGGTGAGGGATGGGACAGACCctgagcccctgcccacccctggggACCAAGAGTGGCTGGGGCCCTGGCCAgcctctccctctgctcctctcccccaCATTCAGGCAGCACCGGGGTGGGGGTTTAGGGTGTTGACCTCCAGGGCCCCAACCTTTCGACCACCAACCAACCAACTGCCACAGACGTCACCTTCTACAGCCCAAACCACCTGCCTGCTTAGATGGCCTGAAAAGTTAGGGTCCCAGGGCAAACCAATTTTAGAACTTTGGGGATCCCTGAGCAGCCTCCTGTGGTGCACGAGGCCTGAGAAgtcctgggaggcttcctggtgcagggggcagagggatgcaccctcctcccccctcaaAGCCTAACCTGAAACTAACCGCCCTCGGTTCCTCCTTTGCCCCAGAAGGTCTGCAGCCCCCGACTCCCCTCGGCCCGACTCTCGGGGCTCCCAGCTCTGGGCTCCGGCCTTTGCTCCTCTTGCCATGGGCTGCCCTGCCAGGGGCCGCCTTTGCCCTGTGCCATGGCCCTGCCCAGCGCAAGTCCTCCCCTCTAGCCAGGTCCCTCCCGTGTGGGCTCGGGCTCCCTCCCCCTGTGCCCCAGGGCCCCCCAGTTCAGCACAGAGGGGGTGGGCCGGGAGTGCCCAGGCCTGCGTGCCAGCCCAGAGGAGCCACAGCTGGTGGTGAGGGCAGGGAGGACGGCTGTAAACTCAGACTCGGGGACTCAAAAGCGCATCAGCCTCGGTGCTCTCAGCACGCGGGTGGGCGAGGGGAGAGGCCTTCCCGCCGCAGGAAGCGCTTGAAGCCTGTGCACCTGCAGTCTAGGCAGTGGGTGCTGTGTGGGGTGTCGCAGAGCCAGAGCTAACAGAAACTAGGCAGCCCTGGATGCCGACGTCTCGCTGATCTGGGACGGGGCTCACCGCCCGACTGCGGCTCCACGGAGCGTCTCCGAGGCAGCTCCAGCAAAGGCCGGGTGGGGAGCTTGGGACCCTGAGCCAGGGGCTCTCGGACTTCCGGGCCCCTCCATGCAGAGTGGGTGGGTGGCACCGTGAACCCCGGCTTACACAGGTGTGTGCTTCACGTGGGGGGCATGCTGGGCGGACGGGGGTTCCACAGGACCCAGGGAACGTGGGGTCTCAGGATGGAGGCGTGGGCCCCGCTCACCGTTGGTGCAGACCACGCCGGCGTCCCGCTCGTGCCTGCAGTTGCTCTTCAGCCAGCCCAGGGATCTGCAGTCGGCCAGCGAGGGCTCGGTCCCTGTGCACTGGACCTCATCCAACATGACCGGGCCCCTTCCTGTGGGCACAGCCGAGGTCAGAGGCCGGGGCTGCGTGGGGAAGGCCCTGCCACCAGGGCCACTCCTCTTAGAGACATGGAAAGAGCAGTCACAGCCACTGCACAGGAACGGGGACGTCAGAGCAAGGAAAGCCGCCAGCCACCCTGCGGGTCCCCTCCTGCGTGCGTCCGTCCGTGTGCAGGTGTCTCGCCAGGTCTGACCGCCGGGCACGTTCGCGTGTGGGTTTGGATTTATTACGGCAACGTCACGTCATAAACTCAGCCTCGTTCTTACAAGGTCTAATGGCTGCTTCCGAGACCACAGTTTAGGCAACTATCCCTGTTGCTgaatatttggattatttcttttttttttttcagaatcacAGCCCCTGCGTCAGTGGAAATTGTCCTGCAGATTTTTCTTTTGAGGggaaaatatttcaggaagatAAATTCCCGAGTGGCGTTTCTGGGCCGGAGGGAACAAGAACGCAGTGAAGCCCCAGCGAGCGCCCGCCGTCCCCCGTCCCAGCAAAGCTTTACCCGTGTCATTGAACACGCTGCTCATGCTACGTTAGTAGAGTCCAGTTTGCGTGTCTCTGATGCCTGTCTCGCCGTCTGCCCCTGCCGAGAGCCGCTGCGCATCGGGGTGGGGACCCAGGCCCTACCTTGCCCAAAGGCGGCTCTGCCCGGAGCCTCGGTGGCGTTCTCGAACCCCAGGGCCCGGCACACGACGCTGGCATCAGTCAGGTCCCACAAGTTGTCACACACGGTGCCCCACTGGCCTCTGTAGAAGATCTCCACGCGGCCCTGGTTGGCGGCGCCCCCGTCGGCCAGCCGCATGTCGCCGTCGTTCACGCCTGCGGGCGGAGGCGGGCAAGGACCGGGTTGGGCCACAGCTGCACCGCCCGCGCTCCTGCGCTGGTGGGGTAAAGCTCTCCCCAGCTAGGGGTGACCCGCCAAGCTTGTTTTCCAGCTCCTCGATGTCCCCCTACCCTTCCGTGTGGGGGCACTCACTGGGAGGAGTGGAACGCACACGCGGCCCCCGCCCGGGGCTGAGCTCGCCTCTGCCTGGCTGTGAGGTCTGAGCCCTTCTGCACAGACGGAGAAGGGGCAGAAGGAGCCCCCGGTTCTCCAGCACCTGAGAGTGGAGGGGCAGGAGGCCGGTGCTCACGCTGCCTGTCTGCGGCTTGGGGGTGCTGGCTGCTGCCCCACGACCCCCAGAAACACAGGCAGAATACTCCCAGCTAGGGAACGGCGTTCCTGCCCCACACGAGTTCTGGGACGTgacacccctgcccctgctggcGCTGGCAGGGTCGGGCAGGAGCCGGTGCCTGGGTTCCAGGGCCACCCGTGACAACGGGCGATGCTCGGCTGTGGGTACCCCCGGCTTCCGTGGGGTCACGGTGTGCAGAGCACAAGGAAAGACGCCTGAGACCCTGTGGAAGCCGCTGACCTCATGACACCCCCAGCTACTGGCTGGTTTCATCACCCCATCTGGTTCCCGCCGGCTGGAATGGAGGACTCCTTGGCATCCTCTCTACAACCTGCATCTCACCTGAgcccaggtgagccctggtccCCCCCTAGGACCTACAAGCCACCACCACGTGAGCTGCCCAGGGCTTCAAGTGAGAGAGAAGACCCGCTAATCCCCGGCACCCAGGTGCCGGGCGGAACATCTCGATTGTCTGCAAGGAGAGCGTTGGCCCCAGACCACGGGAGCAGCGGTCAGACTTGCTTTTGGCATTTCCCAGTGGCTCGACTCACCTTGAGTCCCTGCGACCAGCAGCCACATCCAGAAGAGCCGAGGGAGGGCCATGGCCTTGCCTGGAAGCTCAGGTCCTACAGCAGAAGGAAGCGGCAGAGTGAGACGCCGGCGCGGGGCAGCCCCAGGACCAGGGCCTGGTCTGCCAGCGTCCTTCAGTCTGACTTGTGGGCAGCCCACCGTGCGGCAGGCGGGTGGGTCCTTGTCCTGCAGAGCCGACTATGTCACAGGTGAGCGTGATGACACCGTGGACGTGGAGGCCCTGGTGCCACGGGTGCCCCCTGCAGGGGCCCTCACCTGGTCTGCAGGGTGGTCCTCGCAGGATAAGACTTGGCCGCAGGAGGGGTGGCCGGGGTGTCTCCGGGAAGAGGAGCCCAGAGGCGAGTGAGCCGCCCTCAGAAAACCAGGCCCTGGGCGGGGCTGCACGTGGGGGCGGCTGGGGAGGGTCGAGAGGCTGGGGCGAGCCGGGATAAGGACGGGGCCTTATCTTCAGGCGACAGATCCCTGGGAGTGCCCAGCGGTTGGTGGCAAAGAGAGAAGATGGGAAGGGACCCCTCAGGAGGCCACCGAGCCCAGGCCAGGAGCCACAGAGGGCGGGAGCTGCGCCGGGCTCCAGAGTTctgaagggggggtgggggaggggtcagGTCTCTGTGGCCCCAGGGGCATGACTGAGACCCAAGCTCCTGGAAGGGCGGTGGGGGCACAG
The Eulemur rufifrons isolate Redbay chromosome 9, OSU_ERuf_1, whole genome shotgun sequence DNA segment above includes these coding regions:
- the LGALS3BP gene encoding galectin-3-binding protein, whose product is MALPRLFWMWLLVAGTQGVNDGDMRLADGGAANQGRVEIFYRGQWGTVCDNLWDLTDASVVCRALGFENATEAPGRAAFGQGRGPVMLDEVQCTGTEPSLADCRSLGWLKSNCRHERDAGVVCTNETRSSHTLDLSWELSAALSQIFDSQSGCDLSLQVQVEEEEVLDLCAHTLILTSNPEAEALWQEPGSKVSMSVDAECVPVVRDFLRYFYSRKIDISLSSVKCFHKLASAYGATQLQEYCAGLFASLLPQDPSFRMPLDLYAYALATKDPLLEELCVRFLAWNFEALTQAEAWPSVPTALLQVLLPKSELAVPSELALLKALDAWSQEQRTSREEVEGLVEMVRFPMMRPEDLFELQFNLSLYRAHEALFQRKTLQALEFHTVPFRLLTQYRGLNLSEDAYKPRIYTSPTWSASVTANSWNAWQSQLAYQPARGLPFGYSYGSVYTRASSSYRYSPYQSFQTPPHPSFLFQAKSVSWSLAYLPTVQSCWNYGFSCSSDELPALGLSNSGYSDPTIGYENKALVLCEGRFVADVMDFQGPKAMIPSALATNGSRSASLFPCQTGSFSSFRAVIRPFYLTNSTGADNTPW